In a genomic window of Phaenicophaeus curvirostris isolate KB17595 chromosome Z, BPBGC_Pcur_1.0, whole genome shotgun sequence:
- the SYT4 gene encoding synaptotagmin-4 isoform X2, which produces MAPIAASRQQFDEIPTVVGIFSAFGLVFSVSLFAWICCQRKSSKSNKTPPYKFVHVLKGVDIYPENLNSKKKFGADDKSETKNKSAMPKNSLHLDLEKRDLNGNFPKTTSKNQSSPDLENSSPKHFAERKKDSVSPDSLKSITSLSSEDKQDKLGTLFFSLEYNFEKKAFVVNIKEARGLPAMDEQSMTSDPYIKMTILPEKKHKVKTRVLRKTLDPAFDETFTFYGIPYTQIQDLTLHFIILSFDRFSRDDVIGEVLIPLAGIELSEGRLLMDREIIKRNKSSGRGELLISLCYQSTTNTLTVVVLKARHLPKSDVSGLSDPYVKVNLYHAKKRISKKKTHVKKCTPNAVFNELFVFDIPCEGLDDVSIEFLVLDSDRGSRNEVIGRLTLGSSAEGTAGEHWKEICEYPRRQIAKWHMLCDG; this is translated from the exons ATGAAATTCCTACAGTTGTTGGGATCTTTAgtgcatttggccttgtcttCTCTGTCTCCCTTTTTGCTTGGATCTGCTGTCAACGTAAATCTTCCAAATCCAATAAGACCCCTCCATATAAGTTTGTCCATGTTCTGAAGGGGGTTGATATTTACCCTGAGAACCTCAACAGTAAGAAGAAGTTTGGAGCAGATGataaaagtgaaacaaagaacaaatcAGCAATGCCAAAGAATTCTCTCCATCTtgacctggagaagagagatcTAAATGGCAATTTCCCCAAAACAACCTCCAAAAACCAGAGCTCTCCAGATCTTGAAAATTCGTCTCCTAAGCACtttgcagagaggaagaaagattcAGTATCCCCTGACAGTTTAAAATCCATTACTTCCTTGTCATCTGAAGATAAACAAGACAAGCTAGGAACTCTCTTCTTCTCCTTAGAGTACAACTTTGAGAAAAAGGCATTTGTAGTGAACATCAAAGAAGCACGTGGGCTGCCAGCAATGGATGAACAGTCAATGACTTCTGATCCCTACATCAAAATGACAATCCTGcctgaaaaaaagcacaaagtgAAAACCAGAGTGCTGAGAAAAACCTTAGATCCAGCTTTCGATGAGACCTTCACATTTTATGGAATCCCCTATACCCAAATTCAAGATCTAACACTTCACTTTATCATCCTGAGCTTTGACAGGTTTTCCAGAGATGATGTCATTGGAGAAGTTCTCATTCCCCTCGCAGGAATTGAATTGTCAGAAGGAAGGCTGCTAATGGACAGAGAGatcatcaaaagaaat aaGTCATCTGGGCGTGGAGAATTACTGATCTCTCTCTGTTATCAGTCTACAACAAACACGCTCACTGTGGTTGTTTTAAAAGCCAGGCATCTACCTAAATCTGATGTGTCAGGATTATCAG ATCCTTATGTGAAAGTGAACTTGTACCATGCTAAGAAGAgaatttctaaaaagaaaactcatGTGAAGAAATGCACCCCCAATGCAGTGTTCAATGAATTGTTTGTTTTTGACATTCCTTGTGAGGGCCTTGATGATGTCAGCATTGAATTTTTGGTTTTAGATTCAGACAGGGGATCACGGAATGAGGTTATTGGCCGGTTAACACTGGGATCTTCAGCAGAAGGAACAGCTGGAGAGCACTGGAAAGAAATCTGTGAATATCCTAGGAGACAAATTGCCAAATGGCATATGTTGTGTGATGGTTAG
- the SYT4 gene encoding synaptotagmin-4 isoform X1, producing the protein MAPIAASRQQFDEIPTVVGIFSAFGLVFSVSLFAWICCQRKSSKSNKTPPYKFVHVLKGVDIYPENLNSKKKFGADDKSETKNKSAMPKNSLHLDLEKRDLNGNFPKTTSKNQSSPDLENSSPKHFAERKKDSVSPDSLKSITSLSSEDKQDKLGTLFFSLEYNFEKKAFVVNIKEARGLPAMDEQSMTSDPYIKMTILPEKKHKVKTRVLRKTLDPAFDETFTFYGIPYTQIQDLTLHFIILSFDRFSRDDVIGEVLIPLAGIELSEGRLLMDREIIKRNVRKSSGRGELLISLCYQSTTNTLTVVVLKARHLPKSDVSGLSDPYVKVNLYHAKKRISKKKTHVKKCTPNAVFNELFVFDIPCEGLDDVSIEFLVLDSDRGSRNEVIGRLTLGSSAEGTAGEHWKEICEYPRRQIAKWHMLCDG; encoded by the exons ATGAAATTCCTACAGTTGTTGGGATCTTTAgtgcatttggccttgtcttCTCTGTCTCCCTTTTTGCTTGGATCTGCTGTCAACGTAAATCTTCCAAATCCAATAAGACCCCTCCATATAAGTTTGTCCATGTTCTGAAGGGGGTTGATATTTACCCTGAGAACCTCAACAGTAAGAAGAAGTTTGGAGCAGATGataaaagtgaaacaaagaacaaatcAGCAATGCCAAAGAATTCTCTCCATCTtgacctggagaagagagatcTAAATGGCAATTTCCCCAAAACAACCTCCAAAAACCAGAGCTCTCCAGATCTTGAAAATTCGTCTCCTAAGCACtttgcagagaggaagaaagattcAGTATCCCCTGACAGTTTAAAATCCATTACTTCCTTGTCATCTGAAGATAAACAAGACAAGCTAGGAACTCTCTTCTTCTCCTTAGAGTACAACTTTGAGAAAAAGGCATTTGTAGTGAACATCAAAGAAGCACGTGGGCTGCCAGCAATGGATGAACAGTCAATGACTTCTGATCCCTACATCAAAATGACAATCCTGcctgaaaaaaagcacaaagtgAAAACCAGAGTGCTGAGAAAAACCTTAGATCCAGCTTTCGATGAGACCTTCACATTTTATGGAATCCCCTATACCCAAATTCAAGATCTAACACTTCACTTTATCATCCTGAGCTTTGACAGGTTTTCCAGAGATGATGTCATTGGAGAAGTTCTCATTCCCCTCGCAGGAATTGAATTGTCAGAAGGAAGGCTGCTAATGGACAGAGAGatcatcaaaagaaatgttagg aaGTCATCTGGGCGTGGAGAATTACTGATCTCTCTCTGTTATCAGTCTACAACAAACACGCTCACTGTGGTTGTTTTAAAAGCCAGGCATCTACCTAAATCTGATGTGTCAGGATTATCAG ATCCTTATGTGAAAGTGAACTTGTACCATGCTAAGAAGAgaatttctaaaaagaaaactcatGTGAAGAAATGCACCCCCAATGCAGTGTTCAATGAATTGTTTGTTTTTGACATTCCTTGTGAGGGCCTTGATGATGTCAGCATTGAATTTTTGGTTTTAGATTCAGACAGGGGATCACGGAATGAGGTTATTGGCCGGTTAACACTGGGATCTTCAGCAGAAGGAACAGCTGGAGAGCACTGGAAAGAAATCTGTGAATATCCTAGGAGACAAATTGCCAAATGGCATATGTTGTGTGATGGTTAG